A genomic window from Massilia sp. METH4 includes:
- a CDS encoding cob(I)yrinic acid a,c-diamide adenosyltransferase, producing MGNRLSKIATRTGDNGTTGLGDGSRTRKDSVRVHAMGEVDELNSHLGVLLCEPLPDEMRAELVTIQHDLFDLGGELCIPGYQLIKEEHVERLDALLEKYNATLPALTEFILPGGSRAASLAHVCRTVCRRAERSIVTLGSEETLHEHPRQYVNRLSDLLFVLARVLNRYAGGSDVLWNHDRKKG from the coding sequence ATGGGCAACCGGCTATCGAAGATCGCGACCCGCACGGGCGACAACGGCACCACCGGCCTGGGCGACGGCAGCCGCACGCGCAAGGACAGCGTGCGCGTGCATGCGATGGGCGAGGTCGATGAACTGAATTCGCACCTGGGCGTGCTGCTGTGCGAACCGCTGCCCGACGAGATGCGCGCGGAGCTGGTGACGATCCAGCACGACCTGTTCGACCTGGGCGGCGAACTGTGCATTCCCGGTTACCAGCTGATCAAGGAAGAGCACGTGGAGCGCCTCGATGCGCTGCTGGAAAAGTACAACGCCACCCTGCCGGCGCTGACGGAATTCATCCTGCCCGGCGGCTCCCGCGCCGCCTCGCTGGCGCACGTGTGCCGCACCGTGTGCCGCCGCGCCGAGCGCAGCATCGTCACGCTGGGCAGCGAGGAAACCCTGCACGAGCACCCGCGGCAATACGTGAACCGCTTATCGGACCTGCTGTTCGTGCTGGCCCGCGTGCTGAACCGCTACGCGGGCGGCAGCGACGTGCTGTGGAACCACGACCGGAAAAAAGGCTGA
- a CDS encoding FAD-linked oxidase C-terminal domain-containing protein produces the protein MTTPASQSGFTESRQRAVAKALCAVLPPHCVLSRLEDTRPYECDGLSAYRQPPMIVALPENEAQVVAALNVCRDMNVPIVPRGAGTGLSGGAMPIADGVVLSTAKLNRIVRLDAHARTAVVQPGVRNLAISEAAAPFGLYYAPDPSSQIACTIGGNVAENSGGVHCLKYGLTVHNVLRVRVATIEGDLIELGGEAPDAPGLDLLAVFIGSEGMLGIVTEVTVKLVPKPAVQRVIMASFGDIVTGANAVASVIAAGIIPAGLEMMDQTSSRMVEPFVHAGYDLDAAAILLCEADGTPEEVEDEIARMAAVLRDAGATAIAVSTSEAERLKFWSGRKNAFPAAGRISPDYYCMDGTIPRKHLARVLAGIAQMEVKYGLRCANVFHAGDGNLHPLILFDANVPDELARAERFGAEILALCVEVGGTITGEHGVGIEKIDSMCVQFKPAELAAFFGVKRAFDPPGLLNPDKAIPTLHRCAEFGRLRVSGGAVPHPDLPRF, from the coding sequence ATGACCACCCCCGCCAGCCAATCCGGGTTCACCGAGAGCCGCCAGCGCGCCGTAGCAAAGGCCCTGTGCGCAGTGCTGCCGCCGCATTGCGTGCTGTCGCGCCTCGAGGACACCCGCCCGTACGAATGCGACGGCCTGTCCGCCTACCGCCAGCCGCCCATGATCGTGGCGCTGCCGGAGAACGAGGCGCAGGTGGTGGCCGCGCTGAACGTCTGCCGCGACATGAACGTGCCGATCGTGCCGCGCGGAGCCGGCACCGGCCTCTCCGGCGGAGCCATGCCGATCGCGGACGGCGTGGTGCTGTCCACCGCGAAGCTGAACCGCATCGTGCGGCTCGATGCGCATGCGCGCACGGCCGTCGTGCAGCCGGGCGTGCGCAACCTGGCCATTTCCGAAGCCGCCGCGCCCTTCGGCCTGTATTACGCGCCCGATCCCTCGTCGCAGATCGCCTGCACGATCGGCGGCAACGTGGCCGAGAATTCCGGCGGCGTGCATTGCCTGAAGTACGGCCTCACCGTGCACAACGTGCTGCGCGTGCGTGTGGCCACCATCGAGGGCGACTTGATCGAACTGGGCGGCGAGGCACCCGATGCGCCCGGCCTCGACCTGCTGGCCGTGTTCATCGGCTCCGAAGGGATGCTGGGCATCGTGACCGAAGTCACCGTGAAGCTGGTGCCGAAGCCGGCCGTGCAGCGCGTGATCATGGCCTCGTTCGGCGACATCGTCACGGGCGCCAACGCGGTGGCCAGCGTGATCGCGGCCGGCATCATCCCCGCCGGCCTGGAAATGATGGACCAGACCTCGTCGCGCATGGTCGAGCCGTTCGTCCACGCCGGCTACGACCTGGACGCGGCGGCCATCCTGCTGTGCGAAGCCGACGGCACGCCCGAGGAGGTGGAAGACGAGATCGCCCGCATGGCGGCCGTGCTGCGCGACGCGGGCGCCACGGCCATCGCCGTGTCCACCAGCGAGGCCGAGCGCCTGAAGTTCTGGTCGGGCCGCAAGAACGCCTTTCCCGCCGCCGGCCGCATCTCGCCCGACTACTACTGCATGGATGGCACCATCCCCCGCAAGCACCTGGCCAGGGTCCTGGCCGGCATCGCGCAGATGGAAGTGAAGTATGGCCTGCGCTGCGCCAACGTGTTCCACGCGGGCGACGGCAACCTGCACCCGCTGATCCTGTTCGACGCCAACGTGCCCGATGAACTGGCGCGCGCGGAACGCTTCGGCGCCGAGATCCTCGCGCTGTGCGTGGAAGTCGGCGGCACGATCACGGGCGAGCATGGCGTGGGGATCGAGAAGATCGATTCCATGTGCGTGCAGTTCAAGCCCGCGGAGCTGGCCGCCTTCTTCGGCGTCAAGCGGGCCTTCGATCCGCCGGGCCTGCTCAATCCCGACAAGGCCATTCCCACGTTGCACCGCTGCGCCGAGTTCGGCCGGCTGCGCGTGAGCGGAGGGGCCGTGCCTCATCCGGATTTGCCACGGTTCTGA